Within Mongoliitalea daihaiensis, the genomic segment TTGCTATTAAACTAGAATATGGGCCATTACATTGGATATATGCTATCTACAACTCTATCCTTGTTTTAATTTCAAATGTCATTTTGATCAGAATGCTTTCCTCAACACCTAGCATCTACAGAAACCAAATTTGGGTCATGTTGATAGGTACTTTGGTTCCTTGGATAGCTCATTGGGTCGCAGTAACAGGGAATTCCCCCTACAATCTGGATCTGATACCGTTTGCACTTGCATTCAGTGCGTTGATAATTTTCTGGGCACTTTACAGGTATGGTTTCTTCAAAGCTGCCCCCATCGCATTTAAAACCATCTTCAACAATATTACTGAGGGTGTAATTATTTATGATCAAACCAAGCGAATGGTTGCTTTAAATTTATCAGCAGAAACTTTTTTAAGAACACTGATGGTGAAAAATTACCAACTACTAACGAGTTTATGCGCTGAAATAAACGAGCTGTCAGAGATCATAGACGGTAAGCAAACATCAATAGTTTTAGGCAATAAAGACAACAGTCAGTTTTTTGAATTATCATCACAAGTATTTGACAACAATCAACAATCCAATAACTATTTTTTCTTGACTATCAGAAATATAACTGAGCAAAAATTTGCTGAAACGAGAATCAAAAACAATGAAGAAAAACTAAAGAACTTCAATTTAACACTCTTGAGAAGTGAGAAAATGCTCACGTCGATTGCTTTTGCTACCAAAGAACTTTTGTCTAACCCCGATTTTACGTTAGCTACTCAAAAAGCTATTACCTTATTAGGAGATGGGGCTGGAGTGGATCGTGCCTATTTATTTGAGTCTAGCAAAGATGAGGATGGAGACTATTTCATTTCCCAACGATTTGAATGGAGTGCTCATGGTGTACCCCCTGAAATCGATAATCCAAATTTACAGAATATACCATTGGGTATATTTGGAGAAACTGCCTTTTCAAAATTTCTGAAAAATCAATATTTCTATTCCATTGTAGAGAAAATACAAGAAGACAGTATTCGTGAATTCCTTCAATTTCAGGGCATTAAAACCATTTTACTAATTCCAGTTTTCGTAGAAAAAGAATTTTGGGGCTTAGTAGGATTTGATGACTGTACAGAAGAAAAAGAATGGAGTGAAGCAGAAACAGCTTTATTGATCAGCTTTGCCGACTCTATCTCCAATGCTGTAGAACGTAAGAAGTTGGAAGAAAGTCTCCGCTTTTCAATGGAGCAAGCAAAAGAAGCATCAACTGCAAAATCTGAATTTCTGGCAAATATGAGTCACGAAATCCGTACACCATTAAATGGTGTGATTGGTTTTGCCGATTTATTGATCAAAACAGACCTCAAAAAAGAGCAAAGAGAATACATCGGTTCGATTATGCAATCAGGAAAATTGCTCTTGAACCTTATCAATGATATCCTTGATTTCTCGAAAATTGAAGCCGGGAAACTAGAGTTAAGCTTGACACCATGCAATGTCAATGAAATTGCTAAGGAAAGCTTGAAACTTATTCTACCTACCGCGGATGAAAAAAATCTTCAATTAGTGCTCTCTATAGACCCTCAAGTCCCTCATTATGTGATTGCAGATATGATGCGGGTGAAGCAGATTTTGATCAACTTATTGAGCAATGCGGCAAAATTTACGACAGAAGGTGAAATCGAACTCAAGGTGACATTGAAAGCGTCAAATAAAGCAGAAAACACCAGTAAGATTGAGTTCTCCGTACGAGATACAGGAATTGGTATCTCAGATGAGAAAAAACTAATCATTTTTGAAGCTTTTGCCCAAGAAGATAATTCCACTACAAGAAAATATGGAGGAACAGGGTTGGGTCTTAGCATCTGTAATAAGTTATTGGAGTTGATGAATAGTGGCTTAACGGTACAAAGCGAGGTAAATAAAGGTAGCATTTTTGCCTTTGAACTCGAATTAGAAAACTGTCAAGAGCCTGAGGCAGCAGTTGAGAAAAAGGTTATTCCAAAAAGACAGAAAAAAAGTGAAGCGCCAAACCCCACTACACCAAAAGATGAATTAAAGATTTTACTGGTAGATGATAATCCCGTCAATATGCTTTTGGCTAAAACGATTGTCAAAAACTTGGTTCCAAAAACTCATATCCTTGAAGCAAAAAATGGAATTGAAGCCGTTGAACAATTTAAAGCTAACAAACCTTCCCTGATTTTTATGGATATTCAAATGCCAGAAATGAGTGGATATGAGGCCACCAAAATCATCAGAGAACACGAAAAAAACAGTGGAGACAGGGTTCCTATCATCGCTTTGACCGCAGGCACTGTCAAGGGAGAATATGACAAATGCCTATCCATAGGAATGGATGCTTATTTAAGTAAACCTGTATTAGTATCTGATATAGAAGCTGTCATTGAAAAATACCTTGATGTATTAGATAAAACTTCTACAGAACAGAAGCCTGTACTTTCCAGATATGAAGAGTTTAGAGAAGCAGACCCTGAATTCTTCAAAGAGTTATTAGAAATTAGCTATGGCAATCTTACTAAACTACGGACTGACCTAACGATGCATTTAGAAAATGGAGACCTAAAGCTTTTAAAGCAAACAGGCCATGCACTGAAAGGATTAGGATTGAATTTAGATCTCCCCAGCCTCACCGAATTGGCTAGTCAAGTTGAAAAAGTCTCTGAGCTAGGGACGCAAGCAACTAACAAGACAGCCGCTCTCAATGATGAAATAAGCTTTATTCTTAACAATATCGATAAAGAGTTAACTCAAATCAATTGAAAG encodes:
- a CDS encoding histidine kinase N-terminal 7TM domain-containing protein, with protein sequence MNPTLAFNPLSVPVFATGVLFLVLYFLSARSDNKQGERNFSFLMITCFFYGLLYGLELSAVTVETLVLFFKLEFMAGVFIAPFLLLFILKYSDKSKYITPINTSILLGISIFFLIMIWTNEIHHLFYREISGAQNELFFAIKLEYGPLHWIYAIYNSILVLISNVILIRMLSSTPSIYRNQIWVMLIGTLVPWIAHWVAVTGNSPYNLDLIPFALAFSALIIFWALYRYGFFKAAPIAFKTIFNNITEGVIIYDQTKRMVALNLSAETFLRTLMVKNYQLLTSLCAEINELSEIIDGKQTSIVLGNKDNSQFFELSSQVFDNNQQSNNYFFLTIRNITEQKFAETRIKNNEEKLKNFNLTLLRSEKMLTSIAFATKELLSNPDFTLATQKAITLLGDGAGVDRAYLFESSKDEDGDYFISQRFEWSAHGVPPEIDNPNLQNIPLGIFGETAFSKFLKNQYFYSIVEKIQEDSIREFLQFQGIKTILLIPVFVEKEFWGLVGFDDCTEEKEWSEAETALLISFADSISNAVERKKLEESLRFSMEQAKEASTAKSEFLANMSHEIRTPLNGVIGFADLLIKTDLKKEQREYIGSIMQSGKLLLNLINDILDFSKIEAGKLELSLTPCNVNEIAKESLKLILPTADEKNLQLVLSIDPQVPHYVIADMMRVKQILINLLSNAAKFTTEGEIELKVTLKASNKAENTSKIEFSVRDTGIGISDEKKLIIFEAFAQEDNSTTRKYGGTGLGLSICNKLLELMNSGLTVQSEVNKGSIFAFELELENCQEPEAAVEKKVIPKRQKKSEAPNPTTPKDELKILLVDDNPVNMLLAKTIVKNLVPKTHILEAKNGIEAVEQFKANKPSLIFMDIQMPEMSGYEATKIIREHEKNSGDRVPIIALTAGTVKGEYDKCLSIGMDAYLSKPVLVSDIEAVIEKYLDVLDKTSTEQKPVLSRYEEFREADPEFFKELLEISYGNLTKLRTDLTMHLENGDLKLLKQTGHALKGLGLNLDLPSLTELASQVEKVSELGTQATNKTAALNDEISFILNNIDKELTQIN